One Ricinus communis isolate WT05 ecotype wild-type chromosome 1, ASM1957865v1, whole genome shotgun sequence DNA window includes the following coding sequences:
- the LOC8261165 gene encoding sugar transport protein 14, whose amino-acid sequence MSMWLVDRFGRRAFFLEASFEMFCYMVATGITLALKFGQGKALPKEIGLFLVIILCLFVLAYGRSWGPLGWLVPSELFPLETRSAGQSIVVCVNMIFTALIAQCFLASLCHLRYWIFLLFAALVFFMGVFIYLLLPETKQVPIEEVYLLFQNHWYWKKYVGDEAPGEKREKSETQV is encoded by the exons ATGTCGATGTGGCTCGTTGATAGATTTGGTAGAAGAGCATTCTTTCTTGAAGCTAGCTTTGAAATGTTCTGCTATATG GTTGCAACAGGTATAACCTTGGCCCTGAAGTTTGGACAAGGAAAAGCCCTCCCTAAAGAAATTGGCCTCTTCCTGGTGATTATCCTCTGCTTGTTTGTATTGGCTTATGGAAGGTCTTGGGGTCCTCTAGGTTGGCTAGTTCCAAGTGAACTCTTTCCTTTGGAGACAAGGTCTGCTGGACAGAGCATAGTGGTCTGTGTCAACATGATCTTCACAGCTTTGATAGCACAATGCTTCCTTGCATCGCTTTGTCATCTTCGATATTGGATTTTCTTGCTGTTTGCCGCCTTGGTGTTCTTCATGGGTGTTTTTATCTACCTTCTCTTGCCTGAAACAAAGCAAGTGCCTATAGAGGAAGTATATCTTCTCTTCCAAAACCACTGGTACTGGAAGAAATATGTAGGAGATGAAGCTCCAGgtgaaaagagagaaaaatcaGAAACACAAGTTTAA
- the LOC8261164 gene encoding sanguinarine reductase, giving the protein MACKLFFAPIPNCPLSHTKLSKFPQRIPLHFLPPFNISSGYHSSSRTVQSVSSSSSSSSSSSSLVVHALKEEVIQSPNSEATYDSITTPPSSSKLVLVIGGSGGVGQLVVASLLNRNIKSRLLLREPAKATALFGKQDEEMLQVFEGDTRNPGDLDPSIFKGITHVICCTGTTAFPSRRWNGDNTPERVDWEGVRNLISAMPSTLKRVVLVSSVGVTKFNELPWSIMNLFGVLKYKKMGEDFVRQSGLPFTIIRAGRLTDGPYTSYDLNTLLKATAGQRRAVVIDQGDKLVGEVSRLVVAEACIQALDIELTEGQTYEINSVEGEGPGSDPQKWRDLFQAAQTQ; this is encoded by the exons ATGGCTTGCAAACTCTTCTTCGCTCCCATTCCCAACTGTCCCCTCTCACAtacaaaattatcaaaattccCACAAAGAATCCCACTTCATTTTCTTCCACCATTCAATATCTCTTCTGGGTATCACTCTTCTTCAAGAACGGTACAATCagtatcatcatcatcatcatcttcttcttcttcttcgtcgTTAGTTGTTCATGCTCTAAAAGAAGAAGTGATTCAGTCACCAAATTCAGAGGCTACCTATGATTCCATAACTACACCTCCTTCTTCCTCGAAGCTCGTTCTTGTCATTGGTGGCTCTGGTGGCGTTG GGCAGTTGGTAGTGGCATCATTGCTTAACCGGAATATCAAGTCCCGCTTGTTACTACGAGAACCTGCAAAGGCAACTGCCCTATTTGGCAAGCAAGACGAGGAGATGTTGCAG GTATTTGAGGGAGACACTCGCAACCCAGGGGATCTAGATCCATCTATTTTTAAG GGAATCACACATGTGATATGCTGCACTGGAACAACAGCCTTTCCTTCAAGGCGATGGAATGGAGATAATACACCAGAAAGAGTAG ATTGGGAGGGTGTTAGAAATCTCATTTCTGCAATGCCTTCGACATTGAAGAGAGTCGTTCTTGTTTCATCAGTTGGTGTAACCAAGTTCAATGAACTGCCATGGAG CATTATGAATCTCTTTGGTGTTCTCAAGTATAAGAAGATGGGGGAGGATTTTGTTCGCCAGTCTGGTCTTCCTTTTACCATAATTAG AGCTGGTAGATTAACAGATGGACCTTACACATCATATGATCTAAATACCTTGCTCAAAGCTACTGCTGGCCAACGACGTGCTGTTGTTATTGATCAAG GTGATAAACTTGTTGGAGAGGTCAGCAGACTTGTAGTGGCTGAAGCTTGCATACAGGCGTTGGATATAGAATTGACAGAAGGTCAAACTTATGAAATCAACTCAGTTGAG GGTGAAGGCCCTGGAAGTGATCCACAGAAATGGAGAGATCTATTCCAAGCTGCCCAAACGCAATAA